A window of Lacibacter sediminis contains these coding sequences:
- the fabG gene encoding 3-oxoacyl-[acyl-carrier-protein] reductase, whose protein sequence is MKLLEGKVAIVTGAARGIGEAIAIKFAEHGANVAFTYVSDSSKDKATALEAKLTGLGVKAKAYQSNAGDFAACEAFVTDVLKEFGTVDICVNNAGISKDNLLLRMSVEQWEDVIKVNLNSVFYMTKQIIKPMMKARSGSIINMSSVIGEMGNAGQSSYAASKAGVIGFTKSVAKELGSRNIRCNAIAPGFVETDMTSYLKEGEAADKYKAGIPLGRFASAEDIANVTLFLASDLSSYVTGQTISACGGLNI, encoded by the coding sequence ATGAAATTACTGGAAGGAAAAGTTGCCATAGTAACCGGTGCCGCACGTGGTATTGGTGAAGCGATTGCCATTAAGTTTGCCGAACATGGTGCAAATGTTGCATTCACTTATGTGAGCGACAGCAGCAAAGACAAAGCAACAGCGCTTGAAGCAAAACTTACAGGGCTGGGTGTAAAAGCCAAAGCATACCAAAGCAATGCAGGTGATTTTGCTGCCTGTGAAGCTTTTGTTACAGATGTATTGAAAGAATTTGGAACAGTTGACATTTGTGTAAACAACGCAGGTATTTCAAAAGATAATCTGCTTTTGCGCATGAGTGTTGAGCAGTGGGAAGATGTGATCAAAGTAAATCTCAACTCTGTGTTTTACATGACCAAACAGATCATTAAACCAATGATGAAAGCAAGAAGCGGCTCTATCATTAACATGAGCAGTGTTATTGGTGAAATGGGTAATGCAGGCCAGAGCAGTTATGCAGCAAGTAAAGCAGGTGTGATCGGTTTTACAAAAAGTGTAGCGAAAGAATTGGGTAGCCGTAACATCCGTTGCAATGCCATTGCTCCGGGTTTTGTTGAAACCGATATGACTTCTTATTTAAAAGAAGGCGAAGCAGCTGATAAATATAAAGCAGGCATTCCGCTGGGACGTTTTGCAAGTGCAGAAGATATTGCAAATGTGACCTTGTTTTTAGCAAGTGATCTCAGCAGTTATGTTACAGGGCAAACCATCAGTGCATGCGGTGGCTTGAATATCTGA
- a CDS encoding YbcC family protein encodes MDKNQQAILSNQKQNEIHISFHEEHVLHELKHFLPSQQALKDFIHHNSLHAFQHLKFYEAIFKASKIFGFQVSLQLSEFRQLYKTGRIREDILDMILATKKGKDHLFLWKQKLIEVNYDTINHPRIGQLRKYWKEAYAFDLDNNVHPLLFRILCSFLDQGIAITAFPFANKSFTESIKELERTSLVSFFKTKAVRKKFLSGDYSITELLKTIVGKEEYFEQYLFDQQFAHHGWSGFISAVEDNPHTLLDNKKITFKELVEFELLMELDALNDVFGSNWQPLTNHVTAPPLYLFAEVPKTELAEVIELWQDAFEWSYYDSVLKGILIAEDKRELQQNGDAAIPSTKNTPSFQAIFCIDEREDSIRRHIEAVDKKAETFGAPGFFGVEFYFQQQGSKFYDKLCPAPVTPKYLIKESDAKAVRQEELIYTKHTHGIVSGFFLSIGFGFWAFVKKIEMLFRPKMSPAISNAYGHMDKQSTLSIENKNPNDTENGLQIGYTVDEMAARAEGFLRGIGMIKRFAPIVYIIAHGSSSANNPHHGAHDCGACSGRPGATNARVQAFILNHKTVREILAAKGIIIPAETQFLGCMHDTAADVMAYYDENVLSEENAKAHFINIQNFETALNLNAKERSRRFASINTKQELEQVRKAIHSRSVSLFEPRPELGHGTNTLAIIGRRQMTKGLFLDRRAFLNSYDHTTDADGTILSAVMRPIGLVCGGINLEYYFSRVDNIKMGAGTKLPHNVMGLFGVANSSDGDLRPGLPWQMIEVHDPVRLMVIVEHKPEIVLKAIQSSPEVFEWYKNEWVHIVALDPEEKQFYYFKNGAFSKYEPVTASGEIKTIHNMVQFIEGAKEMETNHIVHATEENLPVYLLD; translated from the coding sequence ATGGATAAAAACCAACAAGCCATCTTGTCAAATCAAAAACAAAATGAAATACATATAAGCTTTCATGAAGAGCATGTACTGCATGAGTTGAAACATTTTCTTCCATCGCAACAAGCGCTGAAAGATTTCATTCATCATAATTCTTTACATGCTTTTCAACACCTGAAGTTTTATGAGGCCATTTTTAAAGCATCAAAAATTTTCGGCTTCCAGGTAAGTCTTCAACTCTCGGAGTTTCGACAGCTTTACAAAACAGGAAGAATAAGAGAAGATATTCTTGACATGATCCTTGCCACTAAAAAAGGCAAGGATCATTTATTTTTATGGAAACAGAAATTGATTGAAGTCAACTACGACACGATCAACCACCCAAGGATCGGACAACTGCGGAAATATTGGAAAGAGGCTTATGCTTTTGATCTTGACAATAATGTACATCCTTTATTATTTCGTATCCTCTGCAGTTTTTTAGACCAGGGTATTGCTATTACAGCATTCCCGTTTGCAAACAAAAGTTTTACAGAAAGTATAAAAGAACTGGAGCGAACCAGCCTCGTCAGTTTTTTTAAAACAAAAGCAGTACGGAAAAAATTTCTATCCGGTGATTATTCAATCACAGAACTTTTGAAAACAATTGTTGGCAAGGAGGAGTATTTTGAACAATACCTCTTCGATCAGCAATTTGCACATCATGGCTGGAGCGGTTTTATTTCGGCAGTAGAAGATAATCCGCATACCTTGCTCGACAATAAGAAGATCACGTTCAAAGAATTGGTTGAATTTGAATTGCTCATGGAGCTGGATGCACTCAATGATGTATTTGGTTCAAACTGGCAGCCTTTGACCAATCATGTAACAGCGCCGCCTCTTTATCTTTTTGCCGAGGTACCTAAAACAGAATTAGCTGAAGTAATTGAACTGTGGCAGGATGCATTTGAATGGAGTTATTATGATTCGGTATTGAAAGGAATATTAATCGCAGAAGATAAGAGAGAATTGCAGCAGAATGGAGATGCTGCCATCCCATCAACAAAAAACACGCCTTCATTTCAAGCCATTTTCTGTATTGATGAACGGGAGGATTCTATTCGCCGCCATATTGAAGCAGTTGACAAAAAAGCAGAAACATTTGGTGCACCAGGTTTTTTTGGTGTTGAATTTTATTTTCAGCAACAGGGCAGTAAGTTTTATGATAAACTTTGTCCAGCACCTGTTACACCAAAATATCTAATTAAAGAATCAGATGCAAAGGCCGTAAGACAAGAAGAACTGATCTACACCAAACATACACATGGCATTGTATCCGGCTTTTTCCTGAGCATTGGTTTTGGTTTTTGGGCTTTCGTGAAAAAGATCGAAATGTTGTTTCGTCCGAAAATGAGTCCTGCCATTTCAAATGCATATGGGCATATGGACAAACAATCAACACTCAGCATCGAGAATAAAAATCCAAACGATACAGAGAATGGATTACAGATCGGTTACACGGTTGATGAAATGGCTGCAAGAGCAGAAGGCTTTTTACGGGGTATTGGAATGATAAAACGTTTTGCGCCCATCGTTTACATTATTGCGCATGGCAGCAGCAGTGCAAACAATCCACATCACGGTGCACATGATTGTGGTGCATGCAGTGGAAGACCCGGTGCAACCAATGCAAGAGTACAGGCCTTTATTTTAAATCATAAAACAGTAAGAGAAATATTAGCAGCAAAGGGAATTATTATTCCTGCTGAAACACAGTTTTTGGGTTGTATGCATGATACGGCTGCGGATGTAATGGCTTACTATGATGAAAATGTATTAAGTGAGGAAAATGCGAAAGCGCATTTCATCAACATTCAGAATTTTGAAACGGCTTTAAATCTGAATGCAAAAGAAAGAAGCAGAAGATTTGCATCCATTAATACCAAACAGGAATTAGAGCAGGTACGTAAAGCAATACACAGCCGTTCAGTTTCTTTGTTCGAACCAAGACCGGAGTTAGGTCACGGTACCAATACATTGGCCATCATTGGTCGCAGACAAATGACCAAAGGATTATTTCTTGACCGTCGTGCTTTTCTCAATAGTTATGATCATACCACTGATGCAGACGGTACCATCCTCTCTGCAGTCATGCGACCCATTGGATTGGTTTGTGGCGGTATCAATCTTGAATATTATTTTTCAAGAGTTGATAATATCAAAATGGGTGCCGGCACCAAGCTTCCGCATAATGTGATGGGTTTGTTTGGAGTTGCCAACAGCAGCGATGGTGATTTGAGACCCGGGCTTCCATGGCAAATGATCGAAGTGCATGATCCTGTACGTTTAATGGTGATTGTTGAACACAAACCGGAGATTGTTTTAAAAGCGATCCAATCTTCACCTGAAGTATTTGAATGGTATAAAAATGAATGGGTGCATATTGTCGCACTTGATCCCGAAGAAAAACAGTTTTACTATTTTAAGAATGGTGCGTTTAGTAAGTATGAACCTGTTACAGCTTCCGGTGAAATAAAAACCATCCATAACATGGTACAGTTTATTGAAGGCGCAAAGGAAATGGAGACGAATCACATTGTACATGCAACGGAAGAAAACCTGCCGGTGTATTTGCTGGACTAA
- a CDS encoding SulP family inorganic anion transporter, producing the protein MKITTKYLKTDLLSGMVVFLVALPLCLGIAVASGAPPFAGIICGVIAGIVVGSLSSSNVSVSGPAAGLIAIVLVAINDLGYEAFLVAVMAAGLIQLILGFIKAGTISTYFPTAVIEGMLVAIGIIIIKKELPHAIGYDKAHEGDWFALEKGSETGFFTEIINSINYAHLGAIIVTVVSLGILIAFNKLSFLKKIKALPGALVVVVVGIVINEIFKATGSNLAISQDHLVTLPTASSVSEFFGQFITPDFSAVTDTKVWIVGLTIAIVASIETLLCLEAGDKMDPLKRYSSANTELKAQGIGNILSGLVGGLPMTSVIVRTTANINSGAKTKLSAIAHGVFLLLTVVAIPFLLNKIPMACLAAILIMIGMRLASAKVFKHMWHNGKHQFIPFIVTVVAVVFTDLLKGVGVGLAVSVIFILRGNMKLAYFFKKEKHKEGETIYIDLAQEVSFLNKAAIKQTLAHLPENSNVVIDAANTVYIDFDVLELIRDFLDFGSKDKNITVTLRNFKEAYRMADAVHVHSQKNGTPVGIGTTEPEKILESQKN; encoded by the coding sequence ATGAAGATTACTACAAAATATTTAAAGACCGACCTGCTCTCAGGTATGGTTGTTTTTCTGGTGGCTTTGCCCCTTTGTTTGGGTATTGCTGTAGCCAGTGGTGCTCCTCCGTTTGCAGGAATCATCTGCGGTGTTATTGCAGGTATTGTTGTAGGCTCTTTAAGCAGCTCGAATGTAAGTGTATCGGGGCCTGCTGCCGGTCTTATTGCAATTGTGCTGGTGGCCATTAATGATTTGGGATATGAGGCGTTCCTGGTAGCTGTTATGGCTGCGGGATTGATACAGCTCATACTTGGATTTATAAAAGCAGGTACCATCTCCACTTATTTTCCTACTGCCGTTATTGAAGGGATGTTGGTGGCAATCGGTATCATCATTATTAAAAAAGAATTGCCACACGCTATTGGTTATGATAAGGCACATGAAGGTGATTGGTTTGCTTTGGAGAAAGGATCTGAGACAGGGTTTTTTACCGAGATCATTAACTCCATTAACTACGCACACTTAGGTGCAATCATTGTTACTGTTGTATCGTTAGGGATCTTGATCGCTTTCAACAAGCTTTCGTTTCTTAAAAAAATCAAAGCATTACCCGGCGCATTAGTAGTGGTGGTGGTTGGTATTGTTATCAATGAAATATTTAAAGCAACAGGATCTAACCTTGCTATTTCACAAGATCATTTGGTGACATTGCCTACTGCTTCATCAGTAAGTGAATTTTTCGGACAATTTATTACGCCTGATTTTTCAGCAGTCACTGATACGAAAGTGTGGATCGTTGGACTTACTATTGCTATTGTGGCAAGTATTGAAACACTGTTATGTCTGGAAGCAGGTGATAAAATGGATCCTTTAAAACGGTATTCAAGTGCAAATACAGAATTGAAAGCACAGGGTATTGGTAATATTCTTTCAGGATTAGTTGGAGGGTTACCAATGACTTCAGTAATCGTAAGAACAACAGCTAACATAAATTCAGGAGCTAAAACAAAACTTTCAGCTATAGCGCATGGTGTATTTCTATTGCTCACAGTAGTAGCCATACCTTTTTTGCTGAATAAAATACCAATGGCCTGTTTGGCAGCCATTTTAATTATGATCGGTATGCGTTTGGCAAGTGCAAAAGTTTTCAAACACATGTGGCATAACGGTAAGCATCAATTTATTCCGTTTATTGTAACTGTTGTGGCGGTTGTATTTACTGACTTGCTGAAAGGTGTTGGTGTTGGTCTGGCAGTAAGTGTTATTTTCATTCTTCGTGGAAATATGAAACTTGCTTACTTCTTTAAAAAGGAAAAGCATAAGGAAGGCGAAACAATTTATATTGACCTTGCACAGGAAGTTTCTTTCTTAAACAAAGCTGCTATAAAGCAAACATTGGCCCATTTACCAGAAAACAGTAATGTAGTTATTGATGCAGCCAATACAGTTTATATAGATTTTGATGTATTAGAACTTATCCGTGACTTTTTGGACTTTGGTTCAAAAGACAAAAACATTACGGTAACATTGCGAAACTTTAAAGAAGCTTACAGAATGGCCGATGCGGTGCATGTGCATTCTCAAAAAAATGGTACACCTGTAGGAATCGGAACAACAGAGCCCGAAAAAATACTGGAATCACAAAAAAATTAA
- a CDS encoding DUF3667 domain-containing protein — MDQNTITCKHCSNQFTGKYCNVCGEKVYSLEDKSIIHFFSEALHFITHFEGTLFTTLKAMFTSPGLITTDYCNGVRKKYFKPLSFFLLLVFLYLLFPVFEGLNMKLEFYPNQDYYGNYAAKKIQTVLSNTGMTMEELSEKFHTKGEKISKFLLVILVPVTALFFYAIGFMKRRFYFDNMVFSAEVNSFFLLWGFLCLPLITTVTNIISNALFHEMLPFRDNILGILIYVPLCIYVAIGVRKFYHYKLWVSILIVPFFYFVHTFIVYSLYKFLLFVTTINQIH; from the coding sequence ATGGATCAGAATACAATCACCTGCAAACATTGCAGCAATCAGTTTACCGGTAAGTATTGTAATGTATGTGGAGAGAAGGTTTATTCACTCGAAGACAAATCGATCATTCATTTTTTTTCAGAGGCACTTCATTTCATTACGCATTTTGAAGGAACATTGTTTACTACGCTTAAGGCAATGTTTACGAGCCCGGGTCTCATTACGACCGATTACTGTAATGGGGTGCGTAAAAAATATTTCAAGCCCTTGTCTTTTTTTCTGTTGCTGGTCTTTCTGTATTTATTATTTCCCGTTTTTGAAGGACTGAACATGAAGCTGGAGTTTTATCCCAACCAGGATTATTATGGCAACTATGCAGCAAAGAAAATTCAAACGGTCTTATCCAATACCGGCATGACAATGGAGGAGCTTTCAGAAAAATTTCATACAAAGGGTGAAAAGATATCAAAGTTCCTGCTGGTTATCCTGGTTCCTGTTACTGCTCTTTTTTTCTACGCTATTGGATTTATGAAGCGACGTTTTTATTTTGACAATATGGTGTTTTCGGCTGAGGTGAATTCGTTTTTCTTATTATGGGGGTTTCTATGTTTGCCATTGATTACCACAGTCACTAACATCATTTCAAATGCCCTGTTTCATGAGATGCTGCCCTTTCGTGATAACATTTTGGGTATCCTGATCTATGTTCCCCTATGCATTTATGTGGCAATCGGGGTTCGAAAATTCTACCATTACAAACTATGGGTAAGCATTCTGATAGTTCCGTTTTTTTATTTTGTGCATACATTTATTGTCTATTCCTTGTACAAATTTCTTTTATTTGTGACCACTATCAATCAAATTCATTAA
- a CDS encoding phytanoyl-CoA dioxygenase family protein: MKLKDKLKDYKPLHWLYNLLHAKQLQHNKDAYKKYDVHKPLFDSISSKDFPDKTSRAWLDVNDSANVVSTKHSFQYFTPDVQQQLIGWSSKGFLHLNRYFSIEQVDEVNKAVDELINQKHLPITHDNKVMHGYKHSPVIKQMMQDEGLKKLLSFVLDKEVLPFQTLNFVKGSGQRAHSDSIHMTTYPLGYLIAAWIALEDIHPDSGPLFYYPGSHKLPYLLNDEFENYSTRLKLGNKQYSDYEDVTEEILSQNHFPKEVFLPKKGDVLIWHANLIHGGTPVANPLLTRKSMVVHYYAKDVIKYHEITERPSLMEEE; encoded by the coding sequence ATGAAGCTGAAGGATAAACTGAAAGATTACAAACCTCTTCACTGGCTCTATAACCTGCTTCACGCAAAACAACTGCAGCACAACAAGGATGCGTATAAGAAATACGATGTGCATAAACCTTTGTTTGACTCCATCAGCAGTAAAGATTTTCCTGATAAAACATCCAGGGCATGGTTAGACGTAAACGATTCGGCAAATGTTGTATCAACCAAACATAGCTTTCAATATTTTACACCCGATGTACAGCAACAATTGATCGGTTGGAGCAGCAAAGGATTTCTCCACCTTAACCGGTATTTCAGCATTGAACAGGTTGATGAAGTGAATAAAGCTGTTGATGAACTCATCAACCAAAAGCACTTGCCCATTACACATGACAATAAAGTGATGCATGGATATAAACATTCTCCTGTTATTAAACAGATGATGCAGGATGAAGGGTTGAAGAAATTACTTTCGTTTGTGTTGGACAAAGAAGTGCTCCCTTTTCAAACACTCAATTTTGTAAAAGGCAGCGGTCAGCGTGCGCACAGCGATAGTATTCACATGACTACGTATCCGTTGGGTTATTTAATCGCAGCCTGGATCGCATTGGAAGATATTCATCCTGACAGCGGACCATTGTTTTATTATCCCGGCAGTCATAAACTCCCTTACCTTCTGAATGATGAATTTGAAAATTACAGCACAAGGCTGAAACTGGGCAACAAACAGTACAGCGATTACGAAGATGTTACGGAAGAAATTCTTTCGCAGAATCATTTTCCGAAAGAAGTATTTCTTCCGAAGAAAGGCGATGTACTCATTTGGCATGCAAACCTGATTCATGGCGGAACGCCTGTTGCAAATCCTTTGCTCACACGCAAAAGCATGGTGGTACATTACTACGCAAAAGATGTGATCAAGTACCATGAAATAACAGAACGCCCATCTTTGATGGAAGAAGAATAA
- a CDS encoding GH3 auxin-responsive promoter family protein — MRLLSPAISRLARLRMWRIESWMNNPVAAQREVLQDLVTTAQYTQFGHQYKFAKLFNLRDFKNTVPVHEYDDIKPYIERMMQGEENVLWPTPVTWFAKSSGTTSDKSKFIPVSDESMKDGHFKASKDVLTLYYNNFPGSDLLTGKGLVIGGSHNISPFNEEIQFGDLSAVLMQNAPFWTNWIRTPELSVLLMDEWESKIEKLAETTIKENVTSISGVPTWNMVLFRRILELTGKQTIAEVWPELELFMHGGVSFVPYREQFEKIIGKSINYLEMYNASEGFFAAQDHPGEEGMLLFADHGIFYEFMPLEEYGKPFPNTIGLSKVELNKNYALVISTNGGLWRYIVGDTVQFTSLRPFRIKVSGRIKHFINAFGEELMVDNTDKAIAIACEQTGAIVNEYTAAPIYFSHGSNGAHEWLIEFEKYPVGLNDFVYELDTALKNLNSDYEAKRHKNIALRLPFIQPVKKGTFHRWLQSKGKMGGQHKVPRLSNDRVYVEEIIRFNQ; from the coding sequence ATGAGACTGCTTAGCCCTGCAATATCAAGACTTGCACGCCTTCGTATGTGGAGGATCGAAAGCTGGATGAATAATCCGGTGGCAGCTCAGCGTGAAGTATTGCAGGATCTTGTTACCACGGCACAATACACACAGTTTGGTCACCAGTATAAATTTGCGAAGCTGTTTAACCTGCGTGATTTCAAGAATACTGTTCCGGTTCATGAATACGATGATATCAAACCCTACATTGAACGAATGATGCAGGGCGAAGAAAATGTGCTGTGGCCAACACCTGTTACCTGGTTTGCCAAAAGTAGTGGTACCACCAGTGATAAAAGCAAATTCATTCCCGTTAGTGATGAGAGCATGAAAGATGGGCATTTCAAGGCCAGCAAAGATGTGCTTACACTTTACTATAACAATTTCCCCGGTTCAGATCTGTTAACAGGTAAAGGATTGGTAATTGGCGGCAGCCACAACATTTCGCCATTTAATGAAGAAATACAGTTTGGCGATTTGAGTGCGGTGCTGATGCAGAATGCTCCTTTCTGGACCAACTGGATTCGCACACCTGAGCTGAGTGTGTTGTTGATGGATGAATGGGAAAGCAAGATCGAAAAACTTGCCGAAACAACCATTAAAGAAAACGTTACTTCTATTTCAGGAGTCCCAACATGGAATATGGTTTTATTCCGCCGGATTTTAGAATTAACCGGTAAACAAACCATTGCTGAAGTATGGCCGGAGCTAGAGTTGTTCATGCATGGTGGTGTATCGTTTGTTCCATACCGTGAGCAGTTTGAAAAGATCATTGGCAAATCAATTAATTACCTGGAAATGTACAATGCCAGCGAAGGTTTCTTTGCGGCACAGGATCATCCTGGTGAAGAGGGTATGTTGCTGTTTGCAGATCATGGAATTTTTTATGAGTTCATGCCATTAGAAGAATATGGTAAACCATTCCCAAACACGATCGGTTTAAGCAAAGTAGAGTTAAATAAAAATTATGCATTGGTGATCAGTACCAATGGCGGTTTATGGCGATATATTGTGGGTGATACAGTTCAGTTTACTTCTCTTCGACCTTTCCGTATTAAAGTAAGCGGACGCATCAAACACTTCATCAATGCATTTGGTGAAGAGTTGATGGTTGATAATACGGATAAAGCCATTGCCATTGCCTGCGAACAGACAGGTGCCATTGTAAATGAATATACCGCTGCACCGATTTATTTCAGCCACGGCAGCAATGGAGCACACGAATGGTTGATCGAGTTTGAGAAATATCCCGTTGGCTTAAATGATTTTGTTTACGAACTCGACACAGCATTAAAAAATCTGAACAGCGATTACGAAGCCAAGCGTCATAAAAATATTGCTTTGCGTTTGCCATTTATTCAACCGGTAAAAAAAGGAACCTTTCACCGTTGGTTACAAAGCAAAGGGAAAATGGGTGGTCAGCACAAAGTACCAAGGCTCAGTAATGACCGTGTATATGTAGAAGAAATCATCCGATTCAACCAATGA
- a CDS encoding proton-conducting transporter transmembrane domain-containing protein has protein sequence MNQLLVLFIAIPFLAFLISLFWQNKSEKAIGKLVRFTKVLYILVSVSFAIWWMINGLKPVSYQLATLYQTDHFVFAFELFYDEVTAVFSVIGALLFFLVATFSKYYMHRDQGYKRFFNTILLFAAGYNFIILSGNFETLFIGWEIKGVCSFLLIAFYRNRYLPVKNAFKAISYYRISDVSLMLAMWMMHHLTQQNILFSELSNAKVLAVQTGNTAMAAFIVCMLILPAAIKSAQIPFTSWLPRAMEGPTSSSAIFYGSLSVHIGVFLLLRTHPFWEDMLWAKIAIIVIGAATAIVATLIARVQPTVKTQIAYSSAAQIGLMFIEVALGFHWLVLIHFAGNAFLRTYQLLVSPSVLNYLVHHQYFHYTAPQQKPVSRLAATIYMLGIKEWHLDRMMFAYLWSPFKWLGKQFGFLQTKMMPGIVAVVGIAFFIFGQTVKMDIPYQNSALPLLLMSIALAVILFAFSYRGSAIKAWSYLFISHLFLIAAVLFNAAHINTIEIVFYVSGIIPAFLLGYYCLNKIKAIDNDISLNRFHGYVYEQENTGLLFLFSAIGLLGFPVTAAFVGLDVFFTYVHSDQYVLIALMALSLLFIELSAFRILLRIFMGPHKKLDHPVAFRSS, from the coding sequence ATGAATCAACTACTCGTCTTATTTATTGCCATACCATTCCTGGCATTTCTCATAAGCCTGTTCTGGCAAAACAAGAGTGAGAAAGCCATTGGCAAACTTGTACGCTTTACTAAAGTGCTGTACATCCTTGTTTCAGTTTCGTTTGCCATATGGTGGATGATAAACGGGCTGAAGCCGGTTAGTTATCAGCTTGCCACACTTTACCAAACCGATCATTTTGTCTTTGCCTTTGAATTGTTTTATGATGAAGTAACTGCAGTGTTCAGCGTAATTGGTGCGTTGTTGTTTTTTCTTGTTGCAACGTTCAGCAAGTATTACATGCACCGTGACCAAGGCTACAAACGTTTTTTCAATACCATTTTATTATTTGCTGCAGGCTATAACTTTATTATTCTGTCTGGAAATTTTGAAACACTGTTCATCGGTTGGGAGATAAAAGGTGTTTGTTCTTTTTTACTCATTGCATTTTACCGGAACCGTTATCTGCCGGTGAAGAATGCATTCAAGGCTATTTCCTATTACCGCATCAGTGATGTATCGTTAATGCTTGCTATGTGGATGATGCATCATCTTACACAGCAAAACATTTTATTTTCTGAATTAAGTAATGCAAAAGTATTAGCTGTACAAACCGGTAATACAGCCATGGCTGCATTTATTGTTTGTATGTTGATATTGCCGGCTGCCATTAAATCAGCTCAGATTCCTTTCACTTCCTGGTTGCCCAGGGCAATGGAAGGGCCAACATCTTCGTCTGCCATTTTCTATGGTTCATTGAGTGTTCATATTGGTGTTTTCTTATTGTTACGTACGCATCCTTTCTGGGAAGATATGTTGTGGGCAAAAATTGCCATCATTGTCATTGGTGCAGCGACGGCGATTGTGGCTACATTAATTGCACGGGTGCAGCCAACAGTAAAAACGCAGATCGCTTATTCATCTGCAGCACAGATAGGGTTGATGTTTATTGAAGTGGCACTAGGGTTTCACTGGCTGGTATTGATCCATTTTGCGGGGAATGCTTTTTTACGAACATATCAGTTGTTGGTTTCTCCATCTGTACTCAACTACCTGGTGCATCACCAATATTTTCATTACACAGCACCACAACAAAAACCGGTGTCAAGACTGGCAGCAACGATCTATATGCTGGGCATTAAGGAATGGCATTTAGATCGTATGATGTTTGCTTATTTATGGAGCCCTTTTAAATGGCTTGGTAAACAGTTTGGTTTTTTACAAACGAAAATGATGCCTGGGATTGTTGCAGTTGTGGGGATAGCATTTTTTATTTTCGGCCAAACGGTTAAGATGGATATTCCTTATCAGAATTCTGCTTTACCATTGCTATTAATGAGCATTGCATTGGCTGTTATCCTGTTTGCTTTTTCTTACCGGGGTTCAGCCATAAAAGCATGGAGTTATTTATTTATTTCGCACCTGTTTCTAATTGCTGCTGTTTTATTCAATGCTGCGCATATCAACACCATTGAAATTGTGTTTTATGTCAGTGGAATAATACCTGCCTTCTTACTGGGCTATTATTGTTTGAATAAAATCAAAGCTATTGACAACGATATCTCTCTTAATCGTTTTCATGGCTATGTATACGAACAGGAAAATACAGGCTTGTTGTTTTTATTTTCAGCTATTGGTCTGCTGGGCTTTCCTGTAACAGCTGCATTTGTAGGACTTGATGTATTCTTTACCTATGTGCACAGTGATCAATATGTATTGATTGCATTGATGGCGCTAAGCCTGCTGTTTATTGAATTATCAGCTTTTCGTATTCTGCTCCGCATCTTTATGGGGCCGCATAAAAAACTTGATCACCCGGTGGCATTTCGTTCATCATAG